In the Butyricicoccus intestinisimiae genome, GTAGACGAGGAGGACTGCGAGGTTGTCATTCTTGCCGTAGAGGCGGACGATGACGAGATGGAAAACTATGTCGTTGTCGATGACGAAGAAATTCTCGAAGGCGTCTATGCAATCTTCAAGGAGCGCTTTGCCGACGAGCTGGATTTCGAGGACTAATTCCGACAAGCAAAAAGAACCTTTCGCAAAAACGCGAAAGGTTCTTTTTTTGTCAATCTGATAAAACTCCCTCAGGCTTTGTGCGTGCCAGATAACCGGCTGCTCCCTCAGTCTTGCCGCGTGGCGGCAATCCAGCTCCCTCAAAGAGGGAGCCAGCCCTCTCTGTCGCTGCGCGACATCTCTCCCAAAGGGAGAGACAAGTTGGATTGTGCGGAAGAGCAAACAAATTCGCACCGGCTCCCTCAATTCCGATATTTCGCGCGCAGTGCCAGATACACCACATGGACGACGGCGGCGGTCACGGCGCACAGCAGGCACAGCTTGCGCGTATACAGCAGGAAAACACCCGCAGGCGCGGCGAAACACAGCACGAACAGGGTCGCTGCGCACACGGCGCCTATCAGCGTGCTGATGCGCATGAGCACAAACAGCCCGCGAAACGCAGGCAGCTTATCACGAACTGCGCCAAAGGTCAGCTTGTGCCAAACCGACAGCGAAGCATACATTTCCCGCACTTTTGGATTGCTCGACCGCTGTACCAGCTGCCACTGATACAGCAGCGGGATCACACCGTTCAAAAAGACGATGACAAGCAGAGATTCCAGCATTGTTTTCATACGTCATCCTCCGGTTTGGTGTTGACCACATTCCAATCAATCGGCGTCATGCCGTGGTCATACAAAAATTGATTTGCCTGTGAAAAATGTCCGCAGCCAAAGAACCCGCGATAAGCAGACAGCGGCGATGGATGCGCACATTCCAAAATCAAATGCTGCGGCTTGTGAATCAGCTCTTTTTTCTTGCGGGCATTGGAGCCCCACAGCAAAAAGACCATGGGCTGTTCGCGCTCACCGAGCAGAGAAATAATATGATCTGTCAGTGTTTCCCAGCCCTTGCCCTTGTGAGAATTGGGCTGGCCTTCCCGTACCGTCAGCACCGTGTTGAGCAGCAGCACGCCTTCTCTCGCCCACGGCACCAGACAGCCGGAAGCGGGCGGAAACATGCCAATATCATCGTGCAGCTCTTTAAAAATATTTTGCAGGGACGGCGGCATCGGAACACCGGCATGAACAGAAAAACACATGCCGTGTGCCTGACCAAATCCGTGATACGGGTCTTGTCCCAAAATCACAACTTTGACTTGAGAATATGCAGTGTACTTCAACGCATGAAAGATATCTTTCATAGGCGGATAAATGTGCTGAGATTGATACTCCTGCTTGAGAAAATCACGCAGCTGCAAATAGTAATCTTTTTCAAACTCATCTGCGAGCAGCGCATCCCAATCATTTCCAATTTGAACCATAACGACGGTTTCCTTTCCTGTTTCTGTACTTAAGTGCATTATAACATAGGCAGCTGACAAAGTAAAACTGCGGTGTCATGCAGCTGATTTCTTTGACAAAAAAATATCAAAAAATGAATATAGATGAATGAAATTTTTCCCAGAAGCGAGTATACTAAGCATATATACCCGCGCAGGCGTTCGCGGGTCATATATTCTATGGGGGATACACACATGGAAAAATTCAAAAAATTGCTCCAACAGCGATATCAGCTCACAGATACACGCATGTTGTGTGCTCTGGCAGACAGCATAACTTTTCAGCATCTTGACAAGGATGTAAAGCTTATTGTTGAAGGAGAAACAGCGGCTAATATTTATTTTTTGCTCAGCGGCATTGTGCGCGGCTTTTATTACAGTGAAAACGGCAAGGAAATCACGGATTGCTTTGTTTATGAATCCGGAGATATCATCGCCAATGATGTCCCCACGAACAGCGCACCCTCGCTCATCACAGAGGAAACACTGGTTCCGTGTGAGATTGCTGCGCTTCCAATCAGCAAAATTCAGGAGCTTATGTCGCTATATCCTGAAATCACGCAAATGTATCTGCAATGCCTGAGTCTCAATCTCAATCGGCATCGAGAGCACAAAATCGCGCTGTCACGATACTGCGCGGCAACGCGATACCGCTGGATGAAACGCACCTATCCGGGACTGATGGATCAGGTCAAGAAAAAGCACATCGCCTCGTTTCTCAATATCACGCCGCAGACCATGAGCAATCTGCGCAAACGGGAGCGAACAGAACAGTTTGGGATGGCATCCGACACAGATCATGCCGGCGCCAAGTAATATAAAC is a window encoding:
- a CDS encoding DUF1292 domain-containing protein encodes the protein MEEQEGIITLTNENGEEVEYQLIDSITYENAEYVVLLPVDEEDCEVVILAVEADDDEMENYVVVDDEEILEGVYAIFKERFADELDFED
- a CDS encoding uracil-DNA glycosylase, encoding MVQIGNDWDALLADEFEKDYYLQLRDFLKQEYQSQHIYPPMKDIFHALKYTAYSQVKVVILGQDPYHGFGQAHGMCFSVHAGVPMPPSLQNIFKELHDDIGMFPPASGCLVPWAREGVLLLNTVLTVREGQPNSHKGKGWETLTDHIISLLGEREQPMVFLLWGSNARKKKELIHKPQHLILECAHPSPLSAYRGFFGCGHFSQANQFLYDHGMTPIDWNVVNTKPEDDV
- a CDS encoding Crp/Fnr family transcriptional regulator is translated as MEKFKKLLQQRYQLTDTRMLCALADSITFQHLDKDVKLIVEGETAANIYFLLSGIVRGFYYSENGKEITDCFVYESGDIIANDVPTNSAPSLITEETLVPCEIAALPISKIQELMSLYPEITQMYLQCLSLNLNRHREHKIALSRYCAATRYRWMKRTYPGLMDQVKKKHIASFLNITPQTMSNLRKRERTEQFGMASDTDHAGAK